The following are encoded together in the Streptomyces tsukubensis genome:
- a CDS encoding amino acid permease — protein MGYTQVLARRMSAFSNYAVSFTIISVLSGCLTLYLFGMNTGGPAVITWGWVGVGLMTLIVGLAMAEICSAYPTSAGLYFWAHRLAPPCSAAAWAWFTGWFNVLGQVAVTAGIDFGAASFLGAYLNLEFGFVVTPGRTILLFAAILVLHGLLNTFGVRIVALLNSVSVWWHVLGVGVIVGALAFVPDHHQSTTFVFTHFVNNTGWGSGLYVVLLGLLMAQYTFTGYDASAHMTEETRDASTAGPRGIVQSIWTSWIAGFVLLLGFTYAIQSYQGAVDSPTGAPPAQILLDALGATAGKLLLLVVIGAQLFCGMASVTANSRMIYAFSRDGALPFSRVWHTVSPRTRTPVAAVWLAAMGALVLGLPYLINATAYAAVTSIAVIGLYIAYVIPTLLRLRKGEAFERGPWHLGRWSRPIGVVAVVWVVTITILFMLPQVSPVTADTFNYAPVAVLAVLGFAAAWWFASARHWFLNRDHPKTKALERHRAASPEPLDP, from the coding sequence ATGGGCTACACGCAGGTCCTGGCCCGCAGGATGTCCGCGTTCTCGAACTACGCGGTCTCCTTCACGATCATCTCCGTACTCTCCGGATGCCTGACCCTCTACCTGTTCGGCATGAACACGGGCGGCCCGGCGGTCATCACCTGGGGCTGGGTCGGGGTCGGCCTGATGACGCTGATCGTGGGACTCGCCATGGCGGAGATCTGTTCGGCGTATCCGACATCGGCGGGGCTGTACTTCTGGGCGCACCGGCTGGCTCCGCCCTGTTCCGCGGCGGCGTGGGCGTGGTTCACCGGCTGGTTCAACGTGCTCGGCCAGGTCGCGGTGACCGCGGGCATCGACTTCGGCGCGGCGTCGTTCCTCGGGGCGTACCTGAACCTGGAGTTCGGCTTCGTCGTGACGCCCGGTCGCACGATCCTGCTGTTCGCGGCCATCCTCGTACTGCACGGACTGCTGAACACCTTCGGCGTACGCATCGTGGCCCTGCTCAACAGCGTCAGCGTCTGGTGGCACGTGCTCGGTGTCGGGGTGATCGTCGGCGCGCTGGCCTTCGTACCCGACCACCATCAGTCGACGACGTTCGTCTTCACCCACTTCGTCAACAACACGGGCTGGGGGAGCGGGCTGTACGTCGTCCTCCTCGGGCTGCTGATGGCTCAGTACACCTTCACGGGGTACGACGCGTCCGCGCACATGACGGAGGAGACCAGGGACGCCTCGACGGCGGGCCCGCGCGGAATCGTCCAGTCGATCTGGACTTCCTGGATCGCGGGTTTCGTCCTGCTCCTCGGCTTCACCTACGCCATCCAGTCGTACCAGGGGGCCGTGGACTCCCCGACGGGCGCGCCACCCGCGCAGATTCTGCTGGACGCGCTGGGCGCGACCGCGGGCAAGCTGCTGCTGCTCGTGGTCATCGGCGCCCAGCTCTTCTGCGGGATGGCGTCGGTGACGGCGAACAGCCGCATGATCTACGCCTTCTCGCGGGACGGCGCGCTCCCCTTCTCCCGGGTCTGGCACACGGTGAGCCCCCGGACGAGGACGCCGGTCGCGGCGGTGTGGCTGGCGGCGATGGGCGCTCTGGTGCTGGGCCTGCCGTACTTGATCAACGCGACGGCCTACGCGGCGGTGACATCGATCGCCGTCATCGGCCTCTACATCGCGTACGTGATCCCGACGCTGCTACGGCTCCGCAAGGGCGAGGCCTTCGAACGGGGCCCGTGGCACCTGGGCCGCTGGTCGCGTCCGATCGGGGTGGTGGCGGTGGTGTGGGTGGTGACGATCACGATCCTGTTCATGCTGCCGCAGGTCTCCCCGGTCACGGCGGACACCTTCAACTACGCGCCGGTCGCGGTCCTGGCCGTACTCGGCTTCGCGGCGGCGTGGTGGTTCGCCTCGGCCAGACACTGGTTCCTCAACCGCGACCACCCGAAGACGAAGGCGCTGGAGCGGCACAGGGCGGCGTCCCCGGAGCCTCTCGACCCCTGA
- a CDS encoding DEAD/DEAH box helicase, translating into MSVSSTDHAVVPENDQIVQAVAALDEAVEAVEQATAAVADAPVTDLTESVEVSTSAAESSADESSAADSSAKEPSADEDAPEAVAADEADGDDEVTFASLGLPEGVVRKLGQNGVTKPFPIQAATIPDALAGKDILGRGRTGSGKTLSFGLPLLATLAGGHTEKKKPRGVILTPTRELAMQVADALQPYGDVLGLKMKVVCGGTSMGNQIYALERGVDVLVATPGRLRDIINRGACSLSNIEIAVLDEADQMADLGFMPEVTELLDQIPSGGQRMLFSATLENEIDSLVKRYLVDPVHHEVDAAQGAVTTMSHHILIVKPRDKAPVTAAIASRKGRTITFVRTQLGADRVAEQLREAGAQADALHGGMTQGARTRTLADFKDGYVNVLVATDVAARGIHVDDVDLVLNVDPAGDHKDYLHRSGRTARAGRSGTVVSLALPHQRRQIFRLMEDAGVDATRHMVNGGAAFEPEVAEITGARSMTEVQAESAGQAAKQAEREVTELTRDLERAQRRFTELREEADRLTARAARERGEDPEAAVAAVAESAEPVAESAPAVVAEVPAPAAERPAYSKDRRDDRRDERPAYNKDRRDDRPSFNRDRRDERPSYNRDRRDDRGGDRGGRPTRDDRGNYGRERRDERPSFNRDRRDDRGGDRPSFNRDRRDDRPSFNRDRRDERPSFNRDRGGSDRPSFNRDRRDDRGGDRPSFNRDRRDDRGGDRPSFNRDRRDDRGGDRPSFNRDRRDHRGGSDRPFNRDRSDQRGPSDRSPARRDDRGAGAGSSFRRDDKPRWKRNG; encoded by the coding sequence ATGTCTGTTTCCAGTACTGACCACGCCGTCGTGCCCGAGAACGACCAGATTGTCCAGGCCGTAGCGGCCCTGGACGAGGCCGTCGAGGCCGTCGAGCAGGCCACGGCCGCTGTGGCGGACGCCCCGGTCACCGACCTGACCGAGTCGGTCGAGGTCTCCACCTCCGCCGCTGAGTCCTCCGCCGACGAGTCCTCCGCCGCCGATTCCTCGGCCAAGGAGCCCTCCGCCGACGAGGACGCTCCCGAGGCCGTCGCGGCTGACGAGGCCGACGGCGACGACGAGGTCACCTTCGCTTCCCTCGGTCTGCCCGAGGGCGTCGTACGCAAGCTCGGTCAGAACGGCGTCACCAAGCCGTTCCCGATCCAGGCCGCGACCATCCCTGACGCCCTGGCGGGCAAGGACATCCTGGGCCGAGGCAGGACCGGCTCCGGCAAGACCCTCTCCTTCGGTCTCCCGCTGCTGGCCACGCTGGCCGGCGGCCACACCGAGAAGAAGAAGCCCCGCGGCGTCATCCTCACCCCGACCCGTGAGCTCGCGATGCAGGTCGCGGACGCCCTCCAGCCCTACGGCGATGTGCTCGGCCTGAAGATGAAGGTCGTCTGCGGCGGTACGTCGATGGGCAACCAGATCTACGCCCTTGAGCGCGGCGTCGACGTCCTCGTCGCCACCCCCGGCCGGCTGCGCGACATCATCAACCGCGGCGCCTGCTCGCTCTCCAACATCGAGATCGCCGTGCTCGACGAGGCCGACCAGATGGCCGACCTGGGCTTCATGCCCGAGGTCACCGAGCTGCTCGACCAGATCCCCAGCGGCGGCCAGCGGATGCTGTTCTCCGCCACGCTGGAGAACGAGATCGACTCGCTCGTCAAGCGCTACCTCGTCGACCCCGTCCACCACGAGGTCGACGCGGCGCAGGGCGCGGTGACGACCATGTCGCACCACATCCTCATCGTGAAGCCCCGCGACAAGGCGCCGGTCACCGCGGCCATCGCCTCCCGCAAGGGCCGCACCATCACCTTCGTCCGCACCCAGCTCGGCGCCGACCGTGTCGCCGAGCAGCTCCGTGAGGCGGGCGCCCAGGCCGACGCGCTGCACGGCGGCATGACGCAGGGCGCGCGCACCAGGACCCTCGCGGACTTCAAGGACGGCTACGTCAACGTCCTCGTCGCCACCGATGTCGCCGCGCGCGGCATCCACGTGGACGACGTCGACCTGGTCCTCAACGTGGACCCGGCCGGCGACCACAAGGACTACCTGCACCGTTCCGGCCGTACGGCGCGCGCCGGCCGTTCGGGTACCGTCGTCTCGCTGGCCCTGCCGCACCAGCGGCGCCAGATCTTCCGGCTCATGGAGGACGCGGGCGTCGACGCCACGCGCCACATGGTCAACGGAGGCGCCGCCTTCGAGCCCGAGGTCGCCGAGATCACCGGTGCCCGTTCGATGACCGAGGTCCAGGCCGAGTCCGCCGGCCAGGCGGCCAAGCAGGCCGAACGTGAGGTCACCGAGCTCACGCGTGACCTGGAGCGCGCGCAGCGCCGCTTCACCGAACTGCGCGAGGAGGCCGACCGCCTCACCGCCCGTGCGGCCCGCGAGCGCGGCGAGGACCCGGAGGCCGCGGTGGCAGCCGTCGCCGAGTCCGCCGAGCCCGTCGCCGAGTCCGCGCCCGCCGTCGTGGCCGAGGTGCCCGCGCCTGCCGCTGAGCGTCCCGCGTACAGCAAGGACCGCCGCGACGACCGCCGCGACGAGCGCCCCGCGTACAACAAGGACCGTCGGGACGACCGTCCGTCGTTCAACCGCGACCGCCGCGACGAGCGCCCCTCGTACAACCGTGACCGTCGTGACGACCGCGGCGGCGACCGCGGTGGCCGTCCGACCCGCGACGACCGTGGCAACTACGGCCGTGAGCGCCGTGACGAGCGTCCGTCGTTCAACCGTGACCGCCGCGACGACCGTGGCGGCGACCGCCCCTCGTTCAACCGTGACCGTCGGGACGACCGTCCGTCGTTCAACCGCGACCGCCGCGACGAGCGCCCCTCGTTCAACCGTGACCGTGGCGGCAGCGACCGTCCGTCGTTCAACCGTGACCGTCGTGACGACCGTGGCGGCGACCGTCCCTCGTTCAACCGTGACCGTCGTGACGACCGTGGCGGCGACCGTCCCTCGTTCAACCGCGACCGCCGCGACGACCGTGGCGGCGACCGCCCCTCGTTCAACCGCGACCGCCGCGACCACCGCGGTGGCAGCGACCGCCCGTTCAACCGTGACCGCAGCGACCAGCGCGGCCCGAGCGACCGTTCCCCCGCCCGCCGTGACGACCGGGGCGCGGGCGCGGGCTCGTCCTTCCGCCGCGACGACAAGCCGCGCTGGAAGCGCAACGGCTGA
- the hemC gene encoding hydroxymethylbilane synthase, translating to MTLTVGSRASALAKAQVREVLTQWRPAFPDVTFRQRVILEGGDRDRRTSTLAAVAKTSGGSAFSTNQEAALAAGEVDVIVHSLKDLPTAMAPGLTLLPCPGPRADVRDVLCGATLADLPDGARIGTGAPRRIAQLLVLRPDVEVLPIRGNVPGRLARARSRGGSLDAVVLAAAGLHRLHLDSEISQYLDPETYPPSPGQGALGIQVRTGSEAARVLADIGTPEVDAAVRAERALLADLHGGCSVPVGTYTSLTPTGHLRLRAAVTSLDGERQVTGVGSGPLDEPEKLGRAVAADLLRQGAGDILAAIRL from the coding sequence ATGACGCTGACGGTCGGGTCACGGGCGAGCGCGCTCGCCAAGGCGCAGGTCAGGGAAGTCCTCACCCAGTGGCGCCCCGCCTTCCCGGACGTGACCTTCCGGCAGCGGGTCATTCTCGAAGGCGGCGACCGGGACCGGCGCACCTCGACCCTCGCCGCGGTCGCGAAGACCAGCGGAGGCAGTGCCTTCTCCACGAACCAGGAAGCCGCCCTGGCAGCAGGGGAAGTCGACGTCATCGTCCACTCCCTCAAGGATCTGCCTACCGCCATGGCCCCCGGCCTCACCCTCCTGCCCTGTCCCGGACCACGCGCAGACGTCCGTGACGTCCTGTGCGGCGCCACCCTGGCCGACCTTCCCGACGGCGCCCGGATCGGCACTGGAGCACCACGGCGCATCGCCCAACTCCTCGTGCTCCGTCCCGACGTGGAAGTCCTGCCCATCCGGGGAAACGTGCCCGGACGCCTCGCCCGCGCACGGAGCCGGGGCGGCTCCCTCGACGCCGTGGTCCTCGCCGCAGCGGGGCTGCACCGCCTCCACCTGGACTCGGAGATCAGCCAGTACCTCGATCCTGAGACGTACCCGCCCTCGCCCGGCCAGGGGGCGCTCGGCATCCAGGTCCGCACCGGCAGCGAAGCCGCCCGGGTCCTCGCCGATATCGGCACTCCGGAGGTGGACGCCGCCGTCCGCGCCGAGCGCGCCCTCCTCGCGGACCTCCACGGCGGGTGCTCGGTACCCGTCGGCACGTACACATCTCTCACGCCCACCGGGCACCTGCGGCTGCGGGCCGCCGTCACCAGTCTCGACGGCGAGCGGCAGGTCACCGGGGTCGGCAGTGGCCCTCTCGACGAACCGGAGAAGCTCGGCCGCGCCGTCGCGGCCGACCTTCTCCGGCAAGGCGCCGGCGACATCCTCGCGGCTATCCGGCTGTGA
- a CDS encoding metallopeptidase family protein encodes MLEMTRDSFEELVSQALDRIPPELTRVMDNVAVFVEDEPEPGEAELLGLYEGTPLTERGEWYAGVLPDRISIYMGPTLRHCADADEVVHEVAVTVVHEIAHHFGIDDDRLHELGWG; translated from the coding sequence GTGCTGGAGATGACACGCGACTCTTTCGAAGAACTGGTGAGCCAGGCTCTCGACCGGATCCCGCCGGAGCTGACGCGGGTCATGGACAACGTGGCCGTGTTCGTGGAGGACGAACCCGAGCCCGGCGAGGCCGAGTTGCTGGGGCTCTACGAAGGGACACCGCTCACCGAGCGCGGCGAGTGGTACGCCGGGGTGCTGCCCGACCGGATCTCGATCTACATGGGCCCGACCCTGCGTCACTGCGCCGACGCGGACGAGGTCGTCCACGAAGTGGCGGTCACCGTCGTCCACGAGATCGCCCACCACTTCGGCATCGACGACGACCGCCTGCACGAACTGGGTTGGGGCTGA
- a CDS encoding ATP-binding protein: MTVDSTESCIAVPAVREWSGAFPMAHASVPQARRSARRCLAIFGWGGDCDGAVVIVSELVTNAVHYAFRLSEPVLLRLAVLADSRLCIEVVDPFPEFPDFDALFVPAPDFEGGRGLFLVRALGASLMWHPIAGAGKSVSAYLPEKSEETR; this comes from the coding sequence GTGACCGTGGACTCGACCGAATCGTGCATCGCCGTTCCCGCCGTGCGGGAGTGGTCGGGTGCGTTCCCGATGGCGCACGCCTCCGTGCCCCAGGCGCGGCGCAGTGCCCGGCGGTGCCTGGCCATATTCGGCTGGGGCGGCGACTGTGACGGTGCGGTCGTGATCGTGTCGGAGCTGGTGACCAACGCCGTGCACTACGCGTTCCGCCTGAGCGAGCCCGTGCTTTTGCGGCTGGCCGTCCTGGCGGACAGCCGGCTGTGTATCGAGGTGGTGGACCCGTTCCCCGAATTCCCGGATTTCGATGCGCTGTTCGTGCCCGCGCCTGATTTCGAGGGCGGGCGTGGCCTTTTTCTGGTCCGGGCGCTGGGGGCCTCGCTGATGTGGCACCCCATTGCCGGAGCCGGCAAATCCGTCTCGGCCTATCTGCCTGAAAAGAGTGAGGAGACACGATGA
- the hemC gene encoding hydroxymethylbilane synthase has product MASDHEGAARAGLDADGAHTAEIEASLLAGRIDLAVHCLKVTPTVDTEGLALAAFRARGDVRDALVHPDRAMTVVTLTAGSRMGTASVRRRAQLATLRPDVVTIPLRGPADDRLGALDAGAVDALILAASGLDRLGLAHRISEHITTELVCPPLGAAIIALQCRADDEATIAVAAGMGDETTTLRARAERAVLRDLGGFGNAPLAGYCILDESGLTLRAMVFSPDGLTRVDVRRTGPDPESTALAVCRVLREHGAGKLKTFTIRPPSDTRARPLSRTVRSPRRWRL; this is encoded by the coding sequence TTGGCCAGCGACCACGAAGGCGCTGCCCGCGCCGGGCTGGACGCCGACGGCGCGCACACCGCCGAGATCGAGGCTTCCCTCCTCGCGGGCAGGATCGACCTGGCCGTCCACTGCCTCAAGGTCACGCCCACCGTCGACACGGAGGGCCTGGCCCTCGCGGCCTTCCGAGCCCGGGGCGACGTACGCGACGCGCTCGTACACCCCGATCGCGCGATGACGGTGGTTACTCTCACGGCGGGCAGCCGCATGGGCACGGCATCCGTACGACGCCGCGCACAGCTCGCCACCCTGCGCCCCGACGTAGTGACTATTCCCCTGCGTGGACCGGCGGATGACCGCCTGGGTGCCCTGGATGCCGGAGCGGTCGACGCGCTCATCCTGGCGGCCTCGGGTCTCGACCGACTCGGTCTGGCGCACCGCATCAGCGAACACATCACGACCGAACTCGTCTGCCCGCCCCTCGGCGCCGCGATCATCGCTCTCCAGTGCCGCGCCGACGACGAGGCCACCATCGCGGTCGCCGCCGGAATGGGGGACGAAACCACGACCCTCCGGGCCCGCGCAGAACGGGCCGTTCTCCGCGACTTGGGCGGGTTCGGCAACGCTCCCTTGGCGGGTTACTGCATCTTGGACGAAAGTGGGCTCACCCTTCGCGCCATGGTCTTCTCACCGGATGGGCTGACCCGCGTCGACGTACGCCGCACGGGCCCCGACCCGGAATCCACCGCCCTCGCGGTGTGCCGTGTCCTCCGCGAGCACGGGGCGGGGAAGCTGAAAACCTTCACCATCAGGCCACCGTCAGATACACGTGCCCGCCCCCTGAGCCGGACTGTGAGATCGCCGAGACGATGGCGCCTCTGA
- a CDS encoding NAD-dependent epimerase/dehydratase family protein yields the protein MRILLLGGTWFLGRAVADEALSRGWSVTTFNRGRSAADLAGVEAIHGDRTSPRDLERLTASGPWDVVVDTSASEMAPCQVLAGARTLSAQTGRYVYVSTVNAYTGWPDEPLTEDSPTYGAPADADRGYGADADGPTHYGIQKSGSEAAVLSQFAGRSTILRPSVILGPGEYVGRLPWWLRRAERGGTVLAPGRPDKLIQPVDVRDVAAFALDAPVGNFNVAAPLGRATMSDLLDACLQVTGRRGHLTWADDDLLTRHGVREWVELPLWRTAPGTWAVDTTRAMEAGLVCRPLPDTVADTWAWLQGGEGRVPHPRWDEHGLDPVKERAILGELVLD from the coding sequence ATGCGGATCCTTCTGTTGGGCGGTACGTGGTTCTTGGGTAGGGCGGTAGCCGACGAGGCGCTATCACGTGGTTGGAGCGTCACGACGTTCAACCGTGGCCGTAGCGCCGCTGACCTGGCCGGCGTCGAGGCAATCCACGGTGACCGCACCAGCCCCCGGGATCTGGAGCGACTGACGGCCAGCGGCCCGTGGGACGTGGTGGTCGACACATCGGCGTCCGAGATGGCGCCGTGCCAGGTGCTGGCCGGTGCTCGCACCCTGTCCGCCCAGACCGGTCGCTACGTGTACGTCTCGACGGTCAACGCCTACACGGGCTGGCCCGACGAACCGCTCACCGAGGACAGCCCCACGTACGGAGCGCCGGCGGACGCGGACCGGGGCTACGGCGCCGACGCCGACGGCCCCACCCACTACGGCATACAGAAGTCCGGCTCCGAAGCCGCCGTGCTCTCCCAATTCGCCGGGCGCTCCACCATCCTGCGCCCGAGTGTGATCCTCGGACCGGGCGAGTACGTCGGGCGCCTGCCCTGGTGGCTGCGGCGGGCCGAGCGCGGTGGCACGGTTCTCGCTCCCGGTCGGCCTGACAAGCTGATCCAGCCTGTCGATGTCCGGGACGTGGCCGCTTTCGCGCTCGACGCTCCCGTGGGCAACTTCAACGTCGCCGCTCCACTGGGACGGGCCACGATGAGTGACCTCCTGGACGCCTGCCTCCAGGTCACCGGCCGGCGGGGCCATCTCACCTGGGCGGACGACGACCTCCTCACACGCCACGGGGTGCGTGAGTGGGTCGAGCTGCCCCTGTGGCGCACAGCGCCCGGCACCTGGGCGGTGGATACCACTCGCGCGATGGAGGCCGGACTCGTCTGCCGTCCCTTGCCGGACACCGTGGCCGACACCTGGGCCTGGCTCCAGGGCGGCGAAGGCCGGGTGCCGCATCCTCGCTGGGACGAGCACGGTCTCGACCCGGTGAAGGAGCGGGCGATCCTCGGCGAGCTTGTCCTGGACTGA
- a CDS encoding metallophosphoesterase family protein, which produces MARALEAALKAALDRLRRLRHPQGLRHAPGIRRAPGSPGPRQAPGLRRSHNRRTPPPGPETSPPPPPPRRKGLRARLPGGTALRRRPAPSAPALAAPVAPPRPWARALGLVAVVLFGAWLGLLVVGSVRAPVGPVDTRMTLRPSLSGGTKINVSPLGSLRLKSHTAPVRLDVDVDELDPVRAEALVKHPERLAGLQDEVTRDVTRGTVELAVRSCAAVVVGAGTLGLAVYRRPGRAMLAGGLALALLAASGTAAYATWNPKSILEPKFSGLLAGAPSVVGDARSIVTEFDVYQKELARLVTNVTKLYDATSSLPAYRPDPSTMRVLHVSDIHLNPASWHIVASLVEQYDIDVIIDSGDTMDHGSTAENGFLDPVEDLGAPYVWVRGNHDSMGTQRHLESMRNAHVLDEGRAVTVGGLRIAGTGDPQYTPDRSAVPGGAAVERLAGIRLASAIGDQRRAGTPVDLAVTHDPIAARQTDGQVPMVLAGHLHHRETEVMELGTRLKVEGSTGGSGLRAVEKGDPDPVEASVLYLDKDTRRLQAWDEISLGGLGLSSAEVSRHLPKENQPGATPSPSPGTGSPAATP; this is translated from the coding sequence ATGGCCCGCGCCCTGGAAGCCGCTCTAAAAGCCGCCCTGGACCGCTTACGCCGACTTCGCCATCCCCAGGGCCTCCGCCACGCCCCCGGCATCCGCCGTGCCCCCGGCTCCCCCGGCCCCCGCCAAGCCCCCGGCCTTCGCCGCTCCCACAACCGCCGCACCCCACCCCCCGGGCCGGAAACCAGCCCCCCTCCACCGCCACCGCGCAGGAAGGGCCTCCGCGCCCGCCTCCCGGGCGGGACGGCCCTCCGCCGCCGCCCGGCACCGTCGGCGCCCGCCCTGGCCGCCCCCGTCGCCCCGCCCCGTCCCTGGGCCCGCGCGCTCGGCCTCGTCGCCGTCGTCCTCTTCGGCGCCTGGCTCGGCCTGCTGGTCGTCGGCAGCGTCCGCGCCCCGGTCGGCCCCGTGGACACCCGGATGACGCTGCGGCCCTCCCTCAGCGGCGGTACGAAGATCAACGTCTCGCCACTGGGTTCGCTCCGGCTCAAGAGCCACACCGCCCCGGTCCGCCTCGACGTGGACGTCGACGAACTCGACCCGGTACGCGCCGAGGCCCTGGTCAAACACCCGGAGCGGCTCGCGGGGCTCCAGGACGAGGTCACGCGGGACGTCACCCGCGGCACGGTGGAGCTCGCCGTGCGCTCCTGCGCCGCGGTCGTGGTCGGCGCCGGCACGCTCGGCCTGGCCGTCTACCGCAGACCGGGCAGGGCCATGCTGGCCGGCGGCCTCGCGCTCGCCCTGCTCGCCGCCTCGGGCACCGCCGCGTACGCCACCTGGAACCCGAAGTCGATCCTTGAGCCGAAGTTCTCGGGGCTGCTGGCCGGCGCCCCTTCCGTGGTGGGTGACGCGCGCAGCATCGTCACGGAATTCGACGTCTATCAGAAGGAGTTGGCGAGGCTCGTCACCAACGTGACCAAGCTGTACGACGCCACATCCTCGCTCCCCGCCTACCGGCCGGACCCGTCCACGATGCGGGTGCTGCATGTCTCCGACATCCACCTGAATCCGGCTTCCTGGCACATCGTGGCCTCGCTGGTGGAGCAGTACGACATCGACGTGATCATCGACTCGGGCGACACCATGGACCACGGCTCGACCGCGGAGAACGGCTTCCTCGACCCCGTGGAGGATCTGGGCGCCCCCTACGTCTGGGTACGCGGCAACCACGACTCCATGGGCACCCAGCGCCATCTGGAGAGCATGCGCAACGCCCACGTACTGGACGAGGGCAGGGCGGTCACCGTCGGCGGGCTGCGTATCGCCGGTACGGGTGATCCGCAGTACACGCCCGACAGGTCCGCGGTGCCCGGCGGTGCGGCGGTGGAGCGGCTGGCCGGGATCAGGCTGGCCTCGGCCATCGGGGACCAGCGCAGGGCGGGCACCCCTGTGGACCTGGCCGTCACCCATGACCCCATCGCCGCCCGGCAGACCGACGGCCAGGTGCCGATGGTGCTCGCCGGGCACCTCCATCACCGCGAGACGGAGGTCATGGAGCTGGGCACCCGGCTCAAGGTCGAGGGCTCCACCGGCGGCAGCGGGCTGCGGGCCGTCGAGAAGGGAGATCCCGACCCCGTGGAGGCGTCCGTGCTCTACCTGGACAAGGACACCAGGCGGCTCCAGGCGTGGGACGAGATCAGCCTCGGAGGGCTCGGGCTGTCCAGCGCCGAGGTGAGCCGCCACCTCCCGAAGGAGAACCAGCCGGGCGCCACCCCTTCGCCCTCACCGGGCACGGGCTCCCCCGCCGCGACCCCGTGA
- a CDS encoding DUF4231 domain-containing protein has translation MGRSSNDDASNRLAGASQRLLFNTRNEARVKEAHLLRRLLINRTQRIALAIGAAAILVAVCGTAVAWESTRFLKGNVICGAVVALCATTVVLVRDRSLKSRHELEAELQETRESLRRLNAHEHPPLSERRLLYREDVTGVVEHFQADSRKYRRVHNILQSLIISGSAATTTIAALDTGQQLTWQSVSLTGISFAITLAAAFTGYYKYRERSFFLQQTADEIEKEVNAVALGIGPYSDYEPDQEQAALQLFTQRVEDLRNEQRRRQQQLDQPTEQAAPNTPPPA, from the coding sequence GTGGGGCGCAGCTCGAACGACGATGCCTCCAACCGCCTGGCGGGAGCCAGCCAGCGCTTACTGTTCAACACCCGCAACGAGGCAAGGGTTAAAGAAGCCCATTTATTACGGCGCCTGCTGATCAACCGCACTCAGCGCATCGCGCTGGCAATCGGGGCAGCGGCGATCCTGGTCGCCGTCTGCGGTACCGCAGTAGCATGGGAGTCCACTCGCTTCCTAAAGGGCAACGTCATCTGCGGAGCAGTCGTGGCGCTGTGCGCTACGACAGTCGTGCTCGTCAGAGACAGGTCGTTAAAGAGCAGGCACGAACTCGAAGCGGAACTGCAAGAGACCCGTGAGTCACTGCGCAGGCTGAACGCACACGAGCATCCTCCGCTGTCCGAGCGGCGTCTGCTCTATCGCGAGGATGTCACCGGCGTCGTCGAGCACTTCCAGGCCGACAGCCGCAAGTACCGCCGCGTTCACAACATTCTGCAGTCCCTCATCATCAGCGGCTCCGCCGCAACTACGACCATTGCTGCGCTGGATACGGGCCAGCAGTTGACATGGCAGAGCGTTTCCCTCACTGGCATCAGCTTCGCGATCACGCTCGCGGCGGCATTCACTGGCTACTACAAGTACCGCGAGCGCAGCTTCTTCCTACAGCAGACCGCCGACGAGATCGAGAAGGAGGTCAACGCGGTCGCTCTGGGGATCGGTCCATACAGCGATTACGAACCCGACCAAGAACAAGCAGCACTCCAGTTGTTCACGCAGCGCGTTGAGGACCTGCGCAACGAGCAACGCCGACGCCAGCAACAGTTGGACCAACCCACGGAGCAGGCTGCGCCTAACACTCCCCCACCTGCCTGA